AGACTACATCACGGCCTATGCGCACAACGACACGATGCTGGTCAACAACGGGCAGAACGTCAAAGCCGGGCAGAAGATTGCCACCATGGGCAGCACCGGTACGGACGCGGTGAAGCTGCATTTCCAGATTCGCTATAAGGCGACTGCCATCGACCCGCAGCGTTATCTGCCTGCGCCCGGCAGCAAACCGAAGTGCTAAGTGATTATTTTATCGCCGGTTAGTTGTTAAGAGGCTTGTATGAAGGTGCGTAAGGTCTATAATGCCATACGCACCTCAAAGCGGGCGTAGTTCAATGGTAGAACGAGAGCTTCCCAAGCTCTATACGAGGGTTCGATTCCCTTCGCCCGCTCCAGCTTTTCCTGATGTTATCTTCCTTTGCCTGTTTTTACCCTGTCCACGCTTTCCCATACAGATATCGTCATGCTATTGATTGCTAACTTCAACGAAGTTATCGCGCGAGCCCCATATTCAGCACTGAAATATCAGACTCCATCAGAGTTTGCAGCACGATGAGTGTAACGGGTAATTTAATCAGCACTACTCGCTGACGTTTACATCTCATTATTGGGAAGGTTAGTTAATATTTTGTGAAAGAAGGAAACATGATCGAATAATAAAGCTTTCAGAAACTACACTCTTCTTTATCACGGATTTTTATTTTTTTAGACTTAACGCAAATATTACTACCAATTATAGTAGCCCTCTTTTTGAGACTATTCTCTATTGCGTCGGAGCTGGCATAATTAAGAAAACCAAAAAAAATATTATCCTTTTATATGCGCTATTACAGCAAAGCCGTCTTTTTTTGCTCGTTATTTTTTTACTCTCTAAGCCATGCAGCCCCCCTTACTCCTGCTGACCGGGACACCGTGCGTCAGCAGCAGGAGGAACTGTTATTAAAGAACCAGCAACAGCGTGAAGAGCTGGAGCGGAGTATTCCTCGCCCCGCGCCTGCCAGAACTCTGCCTGCAGCCGGCGCCGGGCCCTGCTTCACCATTGATACCATTACCCTTTCCGGCACGACCCTCATTTCCCCGAAAACGCAGCAGGCCCTGGTTGCGCCGTGGCAGGGCCGGTGTCTGGATATGGCGAAAATAACGGAGCTTCTCGCCCGTATTTCTGACTGGTATATCAGCCGGGGATATATCACCAGCCGCGCCTTTCTTACCGAGCAGGATCTCTCCGGCGGCCAGCTGAATATTGTGGTGCTGGAAGGACGGCTGGAAGCGATCCGTCTGGAAGGTGAAACGCCGCGCATGCTGAAAATGGCGTTTCCGGGACGGACAGGCGGCATCCTTAATTTACGCGACATCGAACAGGGGATGGAGCAAATTAACCGTTTGCGCGCCGAGCCGGTGCAGATTGAAATTCTGCCGGGAACGCAGGCCGGATATTCCATCGTTAATCTCACGGGCAAGCCGGAATTTCCGTTAAGTGCATCCGTGAGCCTGGATAATAGCGGGCAGAAGAGCACCGGTGAAAACCAGCTGAGCGGCGTGCTCACCGCCAATAATATGCTGGGGCTGGCGGATAAATGGTTTGTCAGCGGCGGGCGCAGCAGCGATTTTGCCAGCGCGTACGATGCGCAGAATTTCCAGGCGGGCGTCAGCGTGCCGTCTGGCTACGGCCTGCTGGACTACAGCTACGCCTGGAGCAACTACCGGACCACCATCAGTAACCAGGGCTTCAACTGGCTCTCCACGGGCGATACGAAAACCCACCGCCTTAACGCGTCCTGGGTGGTTTTTCGCAACGGGGATGTCAAAACCGGCATTGCGGCGGGCGTGGTTCAGCGCTCCAGCCGCAACTGGCTGAACGACGCGCCGCTTAAGAGCAGCACGCGCAACCTCTCGAGCCTGGTCCTGGGAATTACCCACACGCAAAAAATGCTGGGCGGCGTGGCGACCTTCAACCCGACCTGGAGCCACGGCATGCCGTGGTTCAATGCCGAAACCGACGAAAATAAATCCGGGGATATGCCGCGGGCGGAATTCCGTAAATGGAGCCTGAACGCCAGCTTCCAGCGTCCTGTTGCCCGTAACGCGTGGTGGCTGACCAGCGCCTACGGCCAGTGGTCGCCCGACCGGCTGTACGGCGCCGAGCGCCTGACGCTCGGCGGCGAAAGCTCCGTGCGCGGTTTTAAAGAACAGTACCTGTCCGGGGATAACGGCGGCTACTGGCGTAACGAGCTGGGGTATTCCCTCTTCACCCTCCCGGTGATTGGCGCGGTAAGCGCAACGGTCGCCGTTGACGGCGGCTGGCTGGAAAAAGACCGTCAGGACCGCTTTGCCTCCGGCACGCTGTGGGGCGGTTCGGTGGGGCTGAGCAGCGCAGGACGCGGGTACAGCAGCCAGATTTCGGTCGGCACGCCCCTGCGCTACCCCGACTGGCTCGGCCCGGATCATGTGAGCGTTAACTGGCGCATTGCCTTCATGCTTTAAGAGACTCTACGACTATGGATACCCGTCACCCACCCGTTCGTTTCTCGCAGCGTCTGATCAGCTGGATTGTCTGCGGCCTGATGGTCTGGCAGCCGGTGGCACCCGCCGTCGCGGCGGCGCTCACGCCGGCCGGGCAGACCACGGTCGACCGGGCGGGGAACGGGGTGCCGGTCGTCAACATCGCCACCCCGAACGGGGCGGGTATCTCGCATAACCAGTTCGGCGAGTATAACGTCGGCAGCGAGGGGCTTATCCTCAACAACGGCACGGACCGTTTAACCCGGACCCAGCTGGGCGGGCTTATCCAGAACAACCCCAACCTGCAGGCCGGGCGGGAAGCGAAAGGCATCATCAACGAAGTCACGGGCGCCAGCCGCTCGCAGCTGCAGGGCTACACGGAAGTCGCCGGTAAGGCGGCAAACGTCATGGTGGCCAACCCGTACGGCATTACCTGTAACGGGTGCGGATTTATCAACACCCCGAACGTCACCCTGACCACGGGGAAACCGCAGTTCGACGCCAGCGGTAACCTGCTGGCGCTGGAGGTGACGAAAGGGGCCATCACGGTTGAAGGCCAGGGGCTGGACGCCAGCAAGAGCGACGCGCTGTCGCTGATTGCGCGCGCAACGGAGGTGAACGCCGCGATACATGCGAACGACCTGACGGTAACGGCAGGGGCGAACCGCGTGGGTGCCGACGGCAGCGTCAGGCCAATTGCCGGCGAGGGCGCCGCGCCCGTGGTGGCGGTGGATACCGGCGCGCTCGGCGGGATGTATGCGAACCGTATCC
This region of Enterobacter asburiae genomic DNA includes:
- a CDS encoding ShlB/FhaC/HecB family hemolysin secretion/activation protein, with the protein product MRYYSKAVFFCSLFFYSLSHAAPLTPADRDTVRQQQEELLLKNQQQREELERSIPRPAPARTLPAAGAGPCFTIDTITLSGTTLISPKTQQALVAPWQGRCLDMAKITELLARISDWYISRGYITSRAFLTEQDLSGGQLNIVVLEGRLEAIRLEGETPRMLKMAFPGRTGGILNLRDIEQGMEQINRLRAEPVQIEILPGTQAGYSIVNLTGKPEFPLSASVSLDNSGQKSTGENQLSGVLTANNMLGLADKWFVSGGRSSDFASAYDAQNFQAGVSVPSGYGLLDYSYAWSNYRTTISNQGFNWLSTGDTKTHRLNASWVVFRNGDVKTGIAAGVVQRSSRNWLNDAPLKSSTRNLSSLVLGITHTQKMLGGVATFNPTWSHGMPWFNAETDENKSGDMPRAEFRKWSLNASFQRPVARNAWWLTSAYGQWSPDRLYGAERLTLGGESSVRGFKEQYLSGDNGGYWRNELGYSLFTLPVIGAVSATVAVDGGWLEKDRQDRFASGTLWGGSVGLSSAGRGYSSQISVGTPLRYPDWLGPDHVSVNWRIAFML